The nucleotide window gtggtcactgcacaagcgttggtgtgccgctatccatcttctccgtcagtcagcaactaccgggatccgataaaatgataacccttgccttgtttgttgatggttactacatccaggtgcacaacaatagtggcatgatggaagtcttgctgaaaataaacactttctttgctgccgttcctcaatgttggctgtggtaaactactggtagtacatgtccaaaatggcggccgcgtttgtcgtgacgtcacgtgaaaagggtctttgAGGTCGGCCATATTGTAAAAGTGGAGAATCAGTACAAGCATTGCTAATGGGAGCCCCGATCATCTAGCCTTGAAAATATCGCTGACCTTCACGAATTTCACAGCTTATCTTCCTTACTGAAGATAGTAACCACGAAAATAGCTTGATACTGACTTAAAGATCGGAATCAATATCTAAAGTTTCACCAGGCTTGATTACCAAAGTTAGCTAACGACAGCACCTCATTCATTTACATTAACTTAAAGCCAGTTAGTTCCTGTCCTTTTGGTTAACATGATGCAGTGAAAACATAGTTGCAGAAATAGCATAGTTATTGCCAAAATACACTCGTATCATGCAGAAAGATTTTACCAACCTTTTGTTAAGTGATCCAACTCGTGCGTGCACTCTTCTCTTCACAGGCAGCAGAGACAAAAGCCAGTCAGCAAGCAGCAGAAACTGCGCGAAATGTATCCATTTCACAGGGGGTGGAGATTTCCCAGTTTGCATTGCTTCTTGCTTTTGTTATCCTGCAGGAGTTGCACTGGAATATGCCTGCTTTCTTTTCAGTTATTGCAAACTTTGTTGTGCTCGGAATATGTGTGCTTTAGGTTGTAGCAAACTTTATCTTTTATGCTctaaaattgagaaattttattttcaaTTGTAATTAACGTTGTATTGTTTATATTATGTTATGGCATCTTAGAGGTGTGGGAGTAAAATTCTTGTGTAATTGAATTGAAATGGAGCCTTGCTGGAGCCCACTTACTGCCCATGCTTAATTTAGCCCATTCAATGCCCACCCATTGCCCATATGGGctccaacaacaaagcccacttattgcccatgctaaatagcccatttaatgcccaccaactgcccatgtggggcccaacaacaaagcccacctaTTGCCCATGTTAATTTAGCCCATTCAATGCCCACCCATTGCCCATATGGGCTCCAACAACAATGCCCACTTATTGCCCATGCTAAATAGCCCATTTAATGCCCACCAACTGCCCATGTGGGgcccaacaacaaagcccacctaTTGCCCATGTTAATTTAGACCATTCAATGCccacccattgcccatgtggggccCAGCAACAAAGCCCACTCGAAGCCCATGCCCACCCGAAGCCCAACTAGCCCAGATGAGACCCATGTGGGCCCCAACTGTACGTGTTTGCAGGGACTCTACCACTGCTACTATATGCTGTGTCAATATTCTAGGAGGGTGCCCCATTACTCTTCAGCAGTACTGCATTTGAAGTGTGACTTGTATCAATGATGCAATCAGTCTGTGTGCTTGTGTTCCTTTGTAGGAGGAGTTGGAGCTGCCCCTGTCCCCTCCTGAGGCTTCCCTGCCAGGGACGTCACAATGTCATAAAGTACAGTTTCTTCCTCTTCGGTCCATCATTGCCGACTGTTATGCATACTAGGCTAATATGTTCATTCTGGGGTGGGGGTTCTGTAGGCCAGAGTGGACAATGTGTGCAGCCTATACAAGAAAATGTTACAGCTAGACTGCAGAAAAAAGAGGCTGCAAATTCGCAAGCTTGAACTAGAAATTGAAAAGTTGGAGCATGAGAAGAAGGTATtagtacattgtgtgtgtgtgtgtgtgtgtgtgtgtgtgtgtgtgtgtgtgtgtgtgcaagcaagcattcatttggcttttctgtcttttcttttcaggaacaggaaaacttgaataaataaataaataaataaataaataaataaagtaggaATGACTGGTGATtttggcttttctttattttgtgtTACTGGCTGAAAAATTGGTTCGTGATGGCCTCTCTCACTGAACGGCCTGTGGGATGGTCCAGGGTCATGGGGTCAACAACATCGGGGGGTGAGGGAACATAATTGGGAACCCTTTCTTTTCTGATGGTGGCTATGTTATGCAGTACCACACATGCTGCTGTTATTTGACAGACCTTCTCTGGCCTCACACGCAGGCCTTTTAGGCAGGCAAACCGAGCCTTCAATATGCCGAACGTGATCTCAATTTGTGCTCTTGTAACACTGTGGGCATGATTGAAGGCTCTCTGGGCCCTTGTTTGAGGGTCTGCGAACAGTGTCAGGAGGTGTTTCAAGCATGGGTATCCACGGTCCCCGAGGAGGATACCATCAAATCGCCCTTGTATGAAATGGAGAGAAATGTAGTTAGTGTCAAACAACTGTAAGATGCTCACTATTCTTTACTTAAGGAATACCATGAAGTTTGAGTAGGGACGTCTGTGGTATTTTAGCTCTTGTTTCTGTATTGTCCTGATATCTTTTTGATGCAGGATGATTTGTGTTTTAAGGATTAGATGTAGGATTATCTTACCTTCCTCGAATCCCGCAGCTAGTGAGGATTCTCTAAATATGCGGGAATTGTGGACAGACCCTGGCCATCTTGCATCCAGGCTGGTTATCATTGACTGGTGGTCACATGTCATCTAAGAACATCAAACATTTGTGCAAGGACAAGGGATATGACTGAGGTACAAGCACACTGTTACCCCTGCAAATGAGGAACAACACCAACCCATGTGGAGGACAAAACATCACCTAACGCAAAATGGGACCAGTACTGACAGGTTGATTTGAGGTATGGACATGACCTATTTGAATGTGGGCCTATATGAAGTAGACCTTTTACCTGTACGTTGATGCTATGGAAGGATTTTCTATTCACATAATCCGCCTCATGCTCTCCCAGGGGTGCACTGATGCGGATGTGAGTGCAGTCAATGGCTCCTATTACTCTTGGGAAACCTTTATATTTTGTTAGTCATATCAATTGTCAGTCACAATTGTCTCTATGAGAGTAGGCAAACAGACACAATTTGATATTAGTAATTACCTGCGAttgcataaaacccttctttgatCTGAAGTGCGGTTAAATGCCCAGGGAACACGACAAATGCATTCATCAGTTTGTTTAGGGCAAGTACCACTTTGCGAATCATACGACAGACTGTGTTCTTACTGAGGTTTTCAGCATCACCGACGGAATACATATATTGTCCACTGGCAAAGTAACGCAATGACAAGCACATAATTTGCTCGACTGTGAGGGCCTGGCTTCGGCGGGTTACATTGCAGACGTCTGCCTCGATCAGCTGGCAAAGGTAACAAATTCCCTCAGCTGAGAATCTATATCGTTCATAAAGCACATCGTCCGGGTATGCCAGCGGATTCTGGCGGCCTCTAAATACCCTCGCCCTCCGGAGAGAGCCCCTcacaatctgcgctccgatatcgcacgggtcatccaggtacgctggcattgtctctagaggaaatgtcggtggagaggtggtgtttaaaaagggtgtggttaatcggaaacctcgggttaaccaagaacataacctgagatgagcaggtttgagatgcagcgtaaattgGCATGGCAACATACCTCGgtctgaacatagccaactttcgtagtatgggttaatcgggaagttatgctgcacgtgatcaagttactctctaagttaccctggtaagccagaaaacccgcttcgtagtacagggccctgttcCAGTTGTATCTAACTTTTTTTGTGGTTGATGATTTGTATTGGCGCTGGCTCAGTCTCAGTTTTGCAGTTACAATTCAGTGGTCAGAAACTACTGTACAGAAGGTGTTATCCACTACACAGTTCAAAGCactatttttccatttttcatTTATCAAGGTGTAATCAATTTGGGATTTCATCCCCTTTGGCAAAACAGTGTGTCCACAGTTTTCCTTTTGTTTCCTGTATAGAGTGTTCACAGCTTTCAGTCTGCATTCTTGCATATAATTCAGTAGACATTGTCCGTTTTCACTGGCAACCTTATTGTATACAAAAGCCTTGGCTTTCCTTTTGCCAATCCTAGCATTCATATTTTCCACCAATCAATATGATGTTGTGTTTTGGTATTGACCTTGTTAGTTGGGTCAGCTCTGGATAGAATTGATCTTTCTCTTCATCATTTGAAACACTTGTAGGACTGTAGCAGGAAATGATGGTAACTGCAGGATTCCCACTAAATGCTGTTACCATTATTCTAGGGTTGATGATTTCTACTGCATTTAAAGCTTTGTAGACTTTTGGACTGAGGAGCATTCCTACACCTCTGATGGTTGAATTGTTGAGTGCATTTTCTGCATAGCTAGTAAGCATTACCCAGTTAGTATTCATATCATGGTGTTTGATATCAATATTGTCATGAGTTATACGATGTTCTTGGAGACAGACAATATctatgctgtgcttctgtgctgaaACTATCAGTTCACCCAAATTCTTTTCTGATGAAAGGGTTCTCCAGTTCAACATGGAAACTACTGCAGTTTTCTTGTATTTCAGCAGTCTGTTGTTGTTTGACACATCTTTATCAGTAGCATTCTTTTCAACCCCAGCCTGGAATCTCACTGGGGGATGCACTCCTTGTTGATCCACACAACAAGCAATGTGGTATGAATTATATAAGTAACTAGTTATGATTTCTTTCAATTTGCTGCCACACTACTTCTAGTATGGTTTCAGTGTTATTATTTATTAGTTGTTGaatatcaaaagtcaaagtctttCCTGCACCATTCGTGGCGCATTCTTGcaaacggcatggtggtgtagtggttagcactgtcgccttacagcaaaaaggtctgggttcaagccctgtggccggtgagggcctttctgtgcggagtttgcatgttctccccatgtccgcatgaatttcctccaggtgctccggtttcccccacagtccaaagacatgcaggttaggctaatcggtggctctaaattgaccataggtgtgaatgtgagtgtgaatggttgtctgcgtctatgtgtcagccctgcgatgacctggcgacttatccagggtgtaccccacctttcgcctgtagtcagctgggataggctccagcttgcctgcgaccctgtagaacaggataaagcggctagagatgatgagatgagatgatatatatatatatatatatatatatatatatacacacagtggtgcttgaaagtttgtgaaccctttagaattttctatatttctgcataaatatgacccaaaacatcctcagattttcacacaagtcctaaaagtagataaagagaacccagttaaacaaattagacaaaaatatgatacttgatcatttatttattgaggaaaatgatccaatatt belongs to Neoarius graeffei isolate fNeoGra1 chromosome 11, fNeoGra1.pri, whole genome shotgun sequence and includes:
- the LOC132893822 gene encoding putative nuclease HARBI1; this translates as MASPYLDDPCDIGAQIVRGSLRRARVFRGRQNPLAYPDDVLYERYRFSAEGICYLCQLIEADVCNVTRRSQALTVEQIMCLSLRYFASGQYMYSVGDAENLSKNTVCRMIRKVVLALNKLMNAFVVFPGHLTALQIKEGFYAIAGFPRVIGAIDCTHIRISAPLGEHEADYVNRKSFHSINVQMTCDHQSMITSLDARWPGSVHNSRIFRESSLAAGFEEGRFDGILLGDRGYPCLKHLLTLFADPQTRAQRAFNHAHSVTRAQIEITFGILKARFACLKGLRVRPEKVCQITAACVVLHNIATIRKERVPNYVPSPPDVVDPMTLDHPTGRSVREAITNQFFSQ